Proteins encoded in a region of the Frondihabitans sp. 762G35 genome:
- a CDS encoding VOC family protein → MSITLNPYLNFRGQAREALEFYASVLGGEPTVTTFAEGGMAEHVGAGEQDLVMHGQLITPLGLTLMCADAPEHIPGAGDREGYSVSLSGTDSDTLAGYWDGLTVGGTITVPFEVAPWGDRFGMFKDRFGVDWMINSLASA, encoded by the coding sequence ATGTCCATCACGCTCAATCCGTATCTGAATTTCCGAGGTCAGGCGCGCGAGGCGCTGGAGTTCTACGCCTCCGTCCTCGGCGGCGAACCCACCGTCACGACCTTCGCCGAGGGAGGCATGGCCGAGCACGTCGGTGCGGGCGAGCAGGATCTCGTCATGCACGGGCAGCTGATCACTCCGCTCGGGCTCACGCTGATGTGCGCCGATGCGCCGGAGCACATCCCAGGCGCCGGCGACCGAGAGGGGTACTCCGTCTCCCTGTCGGGGACGGACTCCGACACCCTGGCCGGCTACTGGGACGGCCTCACCGTGGGCGGGACCATCACGGTGCCGTTCGAGGTTGCGCCCTGGGGCGACCGGTTCGGCATGTTCAAGGACCGGTTCGGTGTCGACTGGATGATCAACTCCCTCGCTTCGGCGTAG
- a CDS encoding COG4705 family protein, whose amino-acid sequence MANTASSADLTRRTMLNKVPEVTAAFWIIKVLATTVGETFADYLNVTLGFGLTVTSVVMAVLLVAALIVQFRLRRYVPAVYWLAIVLISVVGTLLTDNLTDNLGVPLWVTAVVFAIALAITFAAWFASERTLSIHSILTSRREAFYWLAVLFTFALGTATGDLLAEQLNLGYLLSLVVFAAAIALVAFLYYVVELNAVVAFWIAYILTRPLGASTGDLLSQAPQDGGLGLGTTGTSFLFLAIIVALVGVLSFRSVAREKRARTPLLRLPSDGLE is encoded by the coding sequence ATGGCCAACACCGCCTCATCCGCTGACCTCACCCGTCGCACCATGCTGAACAAGGTCCCGGAAGTGACCGCCGCGTTCTGGATCATCAAGGTCCTCGCGACGACCGTCGGCGAGACGTTCGCCGACTACCTCAACGTCACCCTCGGCTTCGGCCTCACCGTCACATCGGTCGTGATGGCGGTCCTGCTCGTGGCCGCCCTGATCGTGCAGTTCCGCCTTCGCCGCTACGTCCCCGCCGTCTACTGGCTGGCGATCGTCCTGATCAGCGTCGTCGGCACCCTCCTGACCGACAACCTCACCGACAACCTCGGCGTCCCCCTCTGGGTCACCGCCGTCGTCTTCGCGATCGCCCTCGCGATCACCTTCGCCGCCTGGTTCGCCAGCGAGCGGACCCTGTCGATCCACTCCATCCTCACCAGCCGCCGCGAAGCGTTCTACTGGCTCGCCGTCCTGTTCACCTTCGCCCTCGGCACCGCCACCGGCGACCTCCTCGCCGAACAGCTGAACCTCGGCTACCTGCTCTCCCTGGTCGTCTTCGCAGCGGCGATCGCCCTCGTGGCGTTCCTCTACTACGTCGTCGAACTCAACGCCGTCGTCGCGTTCTGGATCGCCTACATCCTCACCCGCCCCCTCGGAGCATCCACCGGAGACCTCCTCTCCCAGGCACCGCAGGATGGGGGCCTCGGGCTCGGCACCACCGGCACCAGCTTCCTCTTCCTCGCGATCATCGTCGCCCTCGTCGGCGTCCTCTCGTTCCGCTCGGTCGCGCGCGAGAAGCGTGCCCGCACCCCCTTGCTGCGCCTCCCCTCCGACGGGCTCGAGTAG
- a CDS encoding sulfurtransferase, producing the protein MILPAVVQPEWYRDHADEVVLVDVRWYSDGRDGEAAYRQGHLPGAVWVSIDGDLSSPADPGGARHPLPTPEHFAASLGNRGIGQDATVIAYDDTSGSTAGRLVWLLRALGQPAALLDGGMSAWHGDLERGDVTRAPVTRDPRPWPADRFVDQGAVADKSAFDVLVDARARERYTGEAEVPLDPRHGHVPGAVNVPWASNLDENGFFRHPALLRELYAEQGIDVDSRVAVYCGSGVTACTDLLALEYAGIQGARLYPGSWSEWGADAGSPMETGDATATA; encoded by the coding sequence GTGATCCTGCCCGCCGTCGTCCAGCCCGAGTGGTACCGCGACCACGCCGACGAGGTCGTGCTGGTCGACGTGCGCTGGTACAGCGACGGCCGTGACGGCGAAGCCGCCTACCGACAGGGCCATCTGCCCGGCGCCGTCTGGGTGAGCATCGACGGCGACCTGTCGTCTCCCGCGGATCCCGGTGGGGCGCGCCACCCCCTGCCGACCCCGGAGCACTTCGCCGCGTCGTTGGGAAACCGCGGCATCGGGCAGGATGCCACCGTCATCGCCTACGACGACACCTCGGGATCCACGGCCGGACGCCTCGTGTGGCTCCTGCGGGCACTCGGTCAGCCGGCCGCCCTCCTCGACGGCGGGATGTCCGCCTGGCACGGTGATCTGGAGCGCGGCGACGTCACCCGCGCTCCGGTGACGCGCGATCCTCGGCCGTGGCCCGCTGACCGCTTCGTCGACCAGGGCGCGGTCGCGGATAAGAGCGCATTCGACGTCCTCGTCGACGCCCGCGCCCGTGAGAGGTACACCGGCGAGGCGGAGGTCCCGCTCGACCCGCGGCACGGCCACGTGCCCGGCGCGGTCAACGTTCCCTGGGCATCGAATCTGGACGAGAACGGTTTCTTCCGGCATCCTGCCCTCCTTCGCGAGCTCTACGCGGAGCAGGGAATCGACGTCGACAGCCGGGTCGCCGTCTACTGCGGCAGCGGGGTGACGGCGTGCACCGATCTGCTCGCCCTGGAGTACGCCGGGATCCAGGGCGCGCGCCTGTATCCGGGATCGTGGTCCGAGTGGGGAGCGGACGCCGGGTCGCCGATGGAGACCGGAGATGCGACGGCGACGGCATGA
- a CDS encoding MFS transporter, whose amino-acid sequence MSAEPVVVGTARSRTVRHHRPPRWRRVAAAMVVLGWGGNQFLPLMPLYRDVIGYTQVDVDLFLAFYVLGLVPGFVLSGSLSDRFGRKPIILAALVIAAAGSALIASGGAVMIVMCLGRMLSGLGVAAAMVAGSSWLKQLAVAEGCGAPGARRASLALSIGFGGGAGIAGVLAQFVALPTVVPYAVHVVACLVAFAAVVGVDNTERVGVSRGLGLREMCIPQHAHATFWTRVAPTAPWIFGAAALSFAFGPSLVKDQVGSSQVIFATLVTLLTLGSGTATQLASAPIDRVLRGRSGPVGAICVALGACILALASVTGQPLIVVLAAPVFGCGYGLCMVAGLALTQSLARPEELAGLTATFYALSYLGFFLPLAFAALAPIATGSTMLLLTAAVIVVCAAVAGRPGRP is encoded by the coding sequence ATGAGCGCCGAACCTGTCGTCGTCGGCACCGCCAGGTCTCGGACGGTCCGCCACCACCGTCCCCCGCGATGGCGACGCGTTGCCGCCGCCATGGTGGTTCTCGGCTGGGGCGGGAATCAGTTCCTGCCCCTCATGCCGCTCTACCGCGACGTGATCGGCTACACGCAGGTCGACGTCGATCTCTTCCTTGCGTTCTACGTGCTGGGTCTCGTGCCTGGCTTCGTCCTGTCGGGCTCGTTGTCCGACCGCTTCGGCCGGAAGCCGATCATCCTGGCGGCTCTCGTGATCGCCGCGGCGGGCAGTGCTCTGATCGCGTCCGGCGGAGCAGTCATGATCGTGATGTGCCTCGGGCGCATGCTGAGCGGACTCGGTGTCGCTGCGGCCATGGTCGCCGGGAGCAGCTGGCTCAAGCAACTCGCCGTGGCCGAGGGATGCGGTGCGCCGGGAGCGAGACGCGCCTCGCTGGCGCTGTCGATCGGGTTCGGTGGCGGCGCCGGAATCGCGGGCGTGCTGGCGCAGTTCGTCGCGCTGCCCACCGTCGTCCCCTATGCGGTGCACGTCGTCGCCTGCCTCGTGGCTTTCGCTGCCGTGGTCGGCGTCGACAACACGGAGCGTGTCGGAGTCTCCCGGGGGCTCGGACTGCGCGAGATGTGCATCCCGCAGCACGCGCACGCCACGTTCTGGACGCGGGTCGCCCCGACCGCGCCCTGGATCTTCGGTGCGGCGGCGTTGTCGTTCGCGTTCGGCCCGTCCCTCGTCAAAGATCAGGTCGGCTCGTCGCAGGTCATCTTCGCGACCCTGGTCACCCTCCTCACCCTCGGGAGCGGCACCGCGACCCAGCTCGCCTCGGCGCCGATCGATCGAGTGCTTCGTGGCCGGAGCGGGCCCGTGGGCGCGATCTGCGTCGCGCTCGGTGCCTGCATCCTCGCGCTCGCTTCCGTCACCGGCCAGCCTCTGATCGTCGTGCTGGCCGCGCCGGTGTTCGGCTGCGGCTACGGCCTGTGCATGGTCGCGGGACTGGCTCTCACGCAGTCGCTCGCCCGACCCGAGGAACTCGCCGGACTCACCGCGACCTTCTACGCCCTGAGCTACCTCGGGTTCTTCCTCCCCCTGGCCTTCGCCGCCCTGGCACCGATCGCCACCGGGTCGACGATGCTGCTCCTGACCGCCGCGGTGATCGTCGTCTGCGCTGCTGTCGCCGGTCGGCCGGGTCGTCCGTGA